The window TACCGGTCCTTCTAGAGAAtgctatttatttttttactaatTTTTACTACTATTTTGTGTTGTCAGAATGCGGAGGGATTGCAAAGGTATTGTGAGATATTTTAAATAcactatattttttttaccagTATTCATAATTATTTGGAAAATCTTGTAATTATATTACCAAAATGTATATTGAATTGTACAGTATTGTATCTTGAAGTTTTATCTAGGCATACCCTAGATTCAGATTCTAGGTACGCCACTGTATACTAAGAAGCCTTTGACCAACTTATATTCATTCaaaccaccccaccccaccccacccccatgTATGATATATCTCCCTTTCCCGTGAATGAGTTTTATGTGCTCCTTTCTCCAGCCCTCCATTTTCTTCACTTGGAGAGCCTTCCAATGAGTTACATAAAGAGCAACTCCGTCCTGGGCGTGAGATAATGTCTACTCTGTAGTCAGAGGCCCTTTTGGGACGGTGTTGGCGATACTTATACGTGGAACGTGGAAATAAATAAACCTGCCGAACGGCTCGCTTCGTACACGCGTTTGCCGAACGCCCGCAACACAAAACGCAGAAGTTTGAACTGTGTGGTGAAAAATCGCATGATCGACGTTCGAGATGCGTTTGCGTATAAGCGTTGTGCTCCTGGTGCTCGCGGTCCCGAACAGCCCAGAGTAATACTTACTCCCTACCCTTTCTACTATATCTTTGGATGGATTCGACACGATCATGCCTTCCCTTTCGATCTGCTATATCATTGGATGGTTTCAACGGATAAGGATCCTCGATCATGTATGGATAAAGTAGGGAACAACATGTCAACATGCACTACATGGGGATGAGTGGCAGCAATAAAATGGGCACAAGGTAGGAAAGGGTTATTCGTTGGGTGCTGTCACGCGCACACACAATTGGTGGTTCACCTCCGTAGCGACGTAACATCTTGCTTGTGCATTGGATTTTCTCGGGTGGAGAGAGGTCAGCAGAGTCGATCGCTAGGACGTAATTGCAGCGTATCTTCGAGGCGGTGAGTCCGAGCCCTTGCAGAAGATGACAAGGCAATGCAAAGACTGATGTCTTTTTATTTGTTCCATAGGTTAGCAGGCAGGCTTCTGTCAGAACCTGCTCGTTTCCTTCCATCATTTTCTGGACCAGCAGTATGTACGACTTTTAATGGATACTAGCAAAATGTACATGCGGCACGTATTTTACGCaggtatttttaaaaaatattgaacacatgtttatatatatatagatgctCATATAAGATTTTTATTCAATTGACATAAACGGCAAGCCAACTGAACATATTGTTGAACCCATGTAAATAATTTATATTCATAGGAAACATTCTAACAAAGAGCTATTTTATTGAACCAATTTAAGTAACAgaatcacaaaaaatatcatAGCATAAGAAGTGGTAGACTTAATCATCTGAATGCTTATTTGCTAAGAAGCTCATATCTACTCACGACCTACAAGTTTAATCAACTTATTATGGAATTTATATGTCCAGATAGATTAGAAATTTGGTATTAGCCATGTTTCAGTTGCATAATAAAAAATACATGAGTGCACCGTTTCCTTATCTCTCTTCTTGCCTTCATCAAAGATGAAGTAATTAAGAACAATCAAATGTTCAACAGGCCACTAAAGGAACATCAAAACTTTAGCTAAAAAATTGCCACTCTGAATTATTGCTACAATGCTGCAATTTCCTACAAAGAAAACCGCCAACTGAATGTAAGCTCCAGGTCTCCAGGATGAGAGAGATAAGGGACAAAATAATTACTCTGTGTACTCTCAAATCAGCAGGCACATGCCACCTGCTTCTGCTCCCTCAAATCAAGCTTTAGCAACTCATCTACTTAATGCCTCTCTCTGTTTTTCTTCCCGAGCAGAGAAAGCAAGTAGGTCACTGCCAGCCACACCATCAGCCTGCATTGCCGCTCGTCACCCTCACAAGAGGATATTGACACGAATAACAGCCTTTCCTCTGTGTTGACCTGCACACAAATTGGTGGGCGGGCGCTGACTGCCACAGCGCAGCCGCCATCAGCGGCTGGTGATTCCTGCGGAAGACGACCTAGACTTGGAGGCATCGGAGGCAAGCAACGCCCAGCGGTCGCCCGCGAGGTCGGCGGTGTCtagaggagcggcgcgggcgggaCCGCGGAGCCGCGGCGCGAGCCCGGAGCCGGTCCCTATTAGATGGTCTCCGCTGAAGGCCACACCACCGGGGACCAGCTCCATAACTAGGGCATGTTCCACGGAGAACCtgcagccgcaggagcagatCATAGGCCATCAGGCGCGTGGCGAGCGGGAGGCTGTGGCGGCTGCGGCAAACGGGCCATGGCAGGGAGCAGAGCGTTAGGAGAGCCCCGAAAGCGAAAGGAGAAGGCGGGTGACCAGCTGACGAACGAACGGGTACATGGGCGGGTACGAGTTAGCCGGTGCCAAAAAAAATTGCTTTTGGGCACGAACGCTCCCCAACATGCGATTTTTATGGGTTCCACCCCCTCCGACGTCCCTGCACTCTGACAGGTTGGTTCAACATGAGGGGTAAAGCGGACTCAATATAGGTgagaaaaattttcaattgttttTTATCTTTATAAGATAGATAGAAGGCATGGATGACGATAATGCATGTAGGTTGTCAGACAGAGAGGTTTAGGCTATCTCCAACTATTTTCCCTCTCCAACTTTCACCAAacatactatttactatattttactatctccctccaaaagattcatCCCATATAACTCCTCTCTAACCATTCCCTcatatctattccctctatatactatcactcattaactaattatttatttatcgtttttgaattttaaaaaaaatcatacagtatttctACTGTTATAATACACATTATTATCATGTTACGGGGCTAAACGAAATTAATATCGTGAAGAAACGGTGTAATTAGAATATAGGAGGAGTTGAAACTCACCCTATCCccacatatatatagggtgagtTTTGGGGAGAACCGTTGGAGGGAACCCCCAAAGCTcccctacgtagggtggggggcGGTCCCCAGGAAACCGTTGGAGCAAGCCTTAGCTCTCAAACACTGGTAAGGTCCAAATCAGAGCGGATCAGGCATCGATGGAACACTGGATGTCTGTTATACTTAGAAACAGAGCCCACATGGACAGGGAATAGCAGATATCCTACATCATGGCCTGCATAATAAGGGTTTGATCTATAACTTCCTTGAGTGGGAATCACATTTTATAACAGTCATATAGGATCACTGGTGAGTTGTTACCAAACTCTTGTTCGTTCTTACATGTATAGTTACTGCTAATAGCCCACTTCCTGCACAGACGGTATAAACCGGGCCACCTCCAATTGCAAGGACTCGGGGGATGAGACGCCGTGGAACAAGGGCAACCGAACCAACATAGGAAACTAGAAAACTATTATGAAGCATCTGATATAACTATTCTGAACTCAATAGTAAGAAAGGGATAGGCATCTGATATAGAAGTATTAATAATATGCTCAGAAATCAATCGTGTACTCATTTGATAATTTAATCACTTGCGCCAAATGATTGGTTTGTTTAGGAACATAACAGTATCTCAGATCGCCACatacttgaaaatataaagCGCTGCATTCATCGCAATGCACAAAGGTTAGTGCAATCCAACTGCGTGCTGGTCAGCTCAGCACATAAATGGTCTTTTCCATTATATAACCAGCATTACAGCAACGACACAACAAAAAGCAGCTGCTCGATTTACCGTCGGCAGGATCAGGCATACACAAGATTACCACCAAAAAGACTAATATACGAATAACAAGTAGCCAACCATCATCCACAGAAGGGAAGCTTAAGTTCAGGATTTTATTACAAAGGAGTTTCGATGTCCAACCACACTCTGACGGGCAAACCAAACTCACCTAAATGAGTGCAGCCAACAGATCCAAAGCGGGAGCAGATCAGTACTTGTAGTCCTTGACGTGGAGGCTCTCTGAGACGCCTTCGCCGGCGGCAGCATCACCCTTGTACGTGCCAAGGGTGGCCTCTGAGTTGGCCTTGCACCTGGTGAGGAAGGCAGTCCTTGCCTTCTCCACATTCTCCTCCTTGCCAGCCCAGGCCTTGAGGGTGCTCGCCTGAAGGGCACGGCCAAAGGAGAAGGACAGGGACCACGGCTTCTTGGTGTTGAGCTTGTTCATGGCGTTCAGGTTCAGGGtggcctcctcctcgctctGTCCACCAGAGAGGAAGACAATGGCGGGCACAGCAGCAGGGACGGTCCTCTGAAGGGCACGCACAGTGTACTCGGCAATCACCTCAGGGGCCACCTTCTTGGCGTCAGATCCAGGGGTGACCATGTTGGGCTTCAGGAGGGTACCCTCGAGGAGGACATGGTGCTCATTCAGAGCCTTGTAGCAGGCAGCAAGGACCATCTCGGTGACATAAGCGCAGCGCTCAATGTCATGTGGACCATCAACAAGGATCTCAGGCTCAACAATTGGTACCAGACCATTCTCCTGGCAGATGATGGCGTAACGAGCAAGACCCTGAGCATTCAGGTCAATGGCAAGCTGTGATGGCTGATTGGGGCCGATATTGAGGACAGCACGCCACTTGGCAAAGCGGGCACCAGCCTCGTAGTACTTAGCGCAGCGCTTCCCAAGGTCATCATGGCCCTGGGTGGTGGTCTCCTTGTTGGTGCCAGCGATCTCGATGGTACCCTTGTCGACCTTGATGCCAGGGAGGACACCTCCCTCCTTAAGAACATCAACGAAGGGCTTGCCGTCCTTGGTCTTCTGGTAGAGGGTCTCCTCAAAGAGGATCACACCACTGAGGTACTGGAGGGCACCAGGGGTGCAGAAGAGGAGCTCACGGAGGGCACGCCGGTTCTCCTCAATGTTCTCAACATTGATGCTTGAAAGGCGCTTGCCAATGGTGCCAGTGGACTCGTCAGCAGCAAGGATACCCTTGCCAGGGGTGCCAATGTAGGCAGCGTTCTTGATGAGCTCGTCTGCAAAAATAATCAGCAGAGATCATGAGCTAACAAGTAGTGTATATTGATAACCCAATGAAATCGACAAACATGCTTTATCTAACAAGAACAAATGATACAAAATCTTGAATAATTTCACTCTAGCATTGTTAAAATAACACTGTCCAGTTTTACATATACTGCTTTTATACACACGGAATTGTGTAATTATAACCAAGAGGAAATACAGACTGGTTATTTATAGATATGACCAAAATAGATGCATATTCGTGTAGCTCTGATGTACCTTTGCATAGTTCAATTCTAGAAATACGCTTGGAAAAGTACAAGATTGATTTAACAGTAGCTAATATCATTTGAAACCACAAATACTTCCCCTAGAAGTTATCGTGCACGCCAGCAAGATAAATAGAGTAATTATCTACCACATGAAGCCATAAATCCGATCCCAAACCAGAACAAATCCTCTGGGAGCAACCAGACCCCCAAAACTAAGCAGGAACGTACCACTATGCACCACATATCTGAATAAAAATCAGCAGGTCCCCTGCTCTTTCTCCTAACCCCTTTCGACAAGCCACCAAACCCCTAAAAACCATCCCGTACGGACCCCACCAAATTCCCACAGATCCTACGCCCAAACGGATCTAGGAAAGTTCTATATAAACCATTATCATATCCATCAGCACGGCCAGGCTAGATCTGAGGGTACCGCAGCGAACTACCAACAGATCTGCACGGCACACTACAGACCAAAAACAACAACCGGAGCGGATCGACAACGAGCGAACGAATCAGCAGAGGGGGAGAGATGATTACCTTTGTACTTCCCGCAGTAGGCCGACATGGTCGACGCGCGCGTGAGGGGATGCTACGAGGGAATCGCGACGGGGGGGGGAAGAGATCGATCGGGGGCGGGGGCGAATGGTTCGGTTGGCCGGGCGGGGGGAGGCGGCCGCGGAGACCTATTTCAAGAGCGGTTCCGGCTTGGGCGAGGGGAAAGAGACGGGTTCCGATCTGGGTGCGCCACCAGGCTTGCGGAGGCGGATCCCAACCATTCCGTGTGCGGTGCACCGTGCACGCCCCCGGTTACTTTTGCCTTTTTGATACGAGCCCCTCGTTATTTTTGTCCCTAGGCTTTTGTGTGGGACCgtttcttgtttttctttttccacaAAAAAGGCGTACGTACGGCCATCGGCACATTGATACGTGTAGGTGTCCGTCCGGCTGTATTTTCGACGAGGAGTGTTTCAGTGTGTCCATGTTGGTGTCGAGAGATGCAGACAGATAATCGGTGACACAATGCCCCCGCGTTAGGCTTGTATATACCAAGAAGAAACCAACAATCATTGTTTATCCTAATTCCATTCCAGATCGTCTGCTCCCACAGGTTCCCTGCCCTGCCGGTAAGGGATGGaaatataaatttgaaaatCCGAAATATCTGATATTCATAGCCATTTAAATATTAATAGAGATATTCATATTCGTATTCGAATTTAATGTAGTGGAAAAATAAATACCTCTGGCTCCGACTTTTATTGATTTTCTCTATTCGATTCTACTTCCATATTCGGACAATATCCCACACTATCCGTCTCCGTTTTATTGAAACTATTTAAAAAGTTATATTCATTTCATAAGTAATGttattaatttttataataaagACATAAGATGATTAAATTTACTTTTAGATATTCTTTTTTATCTATTTATCAGCAACATTACTTTTACAatttttagtttatatattaCTAGAAAAAATATTCTTATAGAAACATTTTTATtcctaattttattttttatatttattaatTAAACAAGTTATTTTTACTAGCTATCTTTATTATGTTGTTATGCTTTAATTTGTACATGTATAATGATTTTATATTCTTAAATTATGAATAAAGAAAATAGATAAACACTATCTCATATATTGAGTAAATATTCTAATTTGAATCTAATTCGAGGTCTGTCGTATTCGAAAATATCCGAATTCGTATTCGTATTTGATTTAACTCTGCCTATgttgactggaagactctctctcctgagtcatctcaacatagccggtcccaaccccgggtaaaggaggagggttgcgttaggttttggcaaaccagcataaaaaatgtcactctaatggatttgaaatccacaagaaactcgttggggcgtaaccctcttagcgacgcgctacatcggaacccgggtgtggtgataaatgggcaagggccgggtcgccatccccccaagggcgcgtcgtatcatgacctgggtgcgatgataagtgagcaagggtcgggtcgtcacctgaatggcgcgctacatctacgcccgggtgtagtgaaaaatgagcaagggtcttcgcacttccctcgacgggtacgaagggtaaggaagctagccgagccaactaggattcgtataggtagctggaacgtagggtccctaacgggtaagttgcgagagctagttgatgtagctattaggaggcgtgtaaatattctatgcgttcaggagactaaatggaagggccagaaggcgaaggaggttgaggatactggcttcaagctttggtacacgggagcaactccgggtaggaatggtgtaggcatcttgattgataggagccttaaggatggagtcgtagaggttagaaggcaaggcgaccggattatcctaatccggttggtagttggagattcggttttgaatgtgatcagtgcctatgcccctcaggtaggccttagtgagagcaccaagatgcagttctgggaagatctagatagcatggttagtaccgtgcctaccagcgagaaactcttcataggaggagatctcaacggccatgtgggtgcgactaatgtagggttcgagcgagtgcacgggggttttgggtatggtagcaggagtcaagagggggaggatgtgttgaacttcgcgttagcctacgacttgttgatagcgaataccgtgtttaagaagagggaatcccatcttgtgacgtttcgtagtggacaacactcgagccagatcgacttgatccttactaggagggaggatagacgtgattgcttagattgtaaggtgatacctggggagtgtgttgtccctcaacacaagcttgtggtggcagattttcgtcttcgggtacgtgtccaccgggacaaatgtgccaagattgctagaacaaagtggtggaagcttagaggggaagcgacacaagcgtttaaggaaaggatgctaggtgaggggccttgggaagaatgagaagacgcagatgacatgtggctaaagatggcaacatgtgtttggaaggtggcctcagaggtgtttggcgtgagtaggggaggtaaacaggaggggaaagacacctggtggtggaacgacgaggtgcaaagggctattaaggagaagaaggagtgtttcaagcgcctccatcttgacaagagtgcagccagcATCGAGGgatataaattagcgaagagggttgcaaagcgagctgtgagtgtagtaAAGGGTAatgcgtatgatgacctgtatcagcggctaggcacgaaagaaggggagaaggacatttataggatggctaggatccgcgagcggaagacaagggacatcaaccaaatcaaatgcattaaggatgggacagattgactgctagtgaaggatgaggagatcatggatagatggagagagtacttcgacaagttgtttaatggagagagtgagagccctacccttgagttagatgactcttttgacgataccaacagacgttttgtgaggagatttcaggaggcagagatcggggaggctttgaagaggatgaagagaggtaaagcgatgggccctgatggtattcccattgaggtgtggagatgcctaggagatagagcaatagtatggttaactaagctttttaatctcatttttcggtcaaacaagatgcctgaagaatgtaggagaagtatattagtacctatcttcaaaaacaagggcgatgttcaaagttgtactaactaccgtggaattaagctgatgagccatacgatgaagctttgggagagggttatcgagcatcgcctaagaagagtgacaagtgtgacccaaaatcaatttgggttcatgcctggaaggtcaaccatggaggcgattttcttaatacgacaattgatggagagatatagggagcagaagaaggacttgcacatggtcttcattgaccttgagaaggcatatgacaaggtaccgagaaatgtcatgtggtgggctttggagaagcacaaagtcccaactaagtacattaccctcattaaggatatgtacaaggatgcgacgacgtttgtccgaacatgtgatggcaacaccactgactttcctattgacataggcctacaccaggggtcagcattgagcccttatttatttgctttagtgatggatgaggtcacaagggatatacaaggtgagatcccttggtgtatgctctttgctgatgatgtggtgctagttgacgagagtagggcaagggttaataggaagttagagctgtggagacgcacgttagagttgAAAggattcagacttagtaggaccaagaccgagtacatgatgtgcgatttcagtgcgactaggcatgaggggggagacgttagtctagatggccaagtggtggtccagaaggatacttttcggtatttaggatcggtgctacaaaaggatggcgacattgatgaagatgttaggcatagaatttcagctggctggttgaaatggcggcaagcttctggcatcctttgtgacaagaggatgccacaaaagctaaaaggcaaattctataggacagcaattcgtccggcgatgttatacggtgctgaatgttggcctacaaaaaggcgacatgtgcagcaactgagtatagcagagatgcggatgttgcggtggttttgcgggcacacaaggagagatagagtccggaacgaagttattcgggatagggttggggtggcaccaattgaggagaaacttactcagcatcggctgagatggtttggacatgtccaacgaaggcctcctgaggcgccggtgcgtaatggggttctttagcgggtcgataatgtaaagagaggtagaggtagacctaaactgacgtgggatgagttggttaaaaGAGAcattaaggattggaatatctagaaagagatagctttggataggagcgcttggagactagctatcaatgtgcctgaaccctgaacttttttctttcgggtttcatctctagcctaccccaacttgcttgggaaaaaaggctatgttgttgtattCGTATTTGATTTAAAATTTGGTAAAAAATACTATTCAAATTTGGTTCCGTATGAATCCGATCCATTTGCTGCCGCTGCGTGGCTGTCTGTTCAGGGCTGCCTATCCCGATCGCGATCCACCAAATCCGAGCGCTGGCTCTGCGGGCCCAGCGCTCGTGACACCTGCGCGCGCGTGCCGCCGCGCGGGCCTACCGGCTGACGGCATGCCGCCTCCGGACGTGGGCGCGGTTTTGTCGCCGGCCGCACGGAACGTAGGGGACTGGGGgaaagggcggcggcgcgacgacaGCAGAGGGTAACCATCGGTCGCGAACGCGACTCGCGAGCGGGTTTGCAGAGACGTCACGCGATGTCCACCAAAACATGGACGGCCGCCACCTCCCGCTTCCGTTCTTGGcccgcagcggcagcggcggcggcggcggcggcggcggggtttcgcccccccccccttccaACGCTCCTATGCGCGCGATCGCTGGCACGCGCCCGACCCGACCCACGGCTCTCTCCGATGCGTTCCGTCCGTCGTCTCCCGGTCCTGTGCTGTGCCCTGCCAGTGCCAGGTTCGTTCGCGGCAGGCGACACGCGGCGGCGCGTTCGGCGTCCCCGCgtccacggcggcggtggcggcggcggcggtacaAAGCCTGCGCGGCGTACGCCGGCCGCACGGGACCATGTATGCCTGCCCGTACCAGGACCCCGGCCGACCGTCTCGCAACAAGTGCATGCGCCAACATCTTGTTCTTGGCCGCGATTTTTACGTGCCGCCACGCAGACTGCTGCTCTAACTAGTGGTTTGAAACAGAAACAAAAGGGGAAGCGATATTGCCAAGTGCTCTTTTGCCTCTCGGTCATCATTTTTTAATACAACAGCAAAAACAGAATCTTGCAACGTCAAGAACATGGAGGTAGTTTATGATACCAACAATGTTGATTAGATTATGTCAACCAGACCggggtgattttttttttaaaaaagaacctCGAGTGCCTCTTTAATGGCATGGCTGTATACCTAGATTAAATACTTCAATTCAGTTCATTCAATGAATCAAGGGCATCAAAGGTACAAAATTGTAATTGTAGTAATCactccgtcctgaaatgtacGGCATTCTAGAGTTTAAATTTTATACTCA is drawn from Panicum virgatum strain AP13 chromosome 1N, P.virgatum_v5, whole genome shotgun sequence and contains these coding sequences:
- the LOC120655726 gene encoding fructose-bisphosphate aldolase 1, cytoplasmic; the encoded protein is MSAYCGKYKDELIKNAAYIGTPGKGILAADESTGTIGKRLSSINVENIEENRRALRELLFCTPGALQYLSGVILFEETLYQKTKDGKPFVDVLKEGGVLPGIKVDKGTIEIAGTNKETTTQGHDDLGKRCAKYYEAGARFAKWRAVLNIGPNQPSQLAIDLNAQGLARYAIICQENGLVPIVEPEILVDGPHDIERCAYVTEMVLAACYKALNEHHVLLEGTLLKPNMVTPGSDAKKVAPEVIAEYTVRALQRTVPAAVPAIVFLSGGQSEEEATLNLNAMNKLNTKKPWSLSFSFGRALQASTLKAWAGKEENVEKARTAFLTRCKANSEATLGTYKGDAAAGEGVSESLHVKDYKY